Below is a genomic region from Fischerella sp. PCC 9605.
ATTTGCTATGATTGTCTTCCACAACTGCTTAAGAGTATTGCTTTTTTGCCCAACTACCTCGTCGGTTATCTTCTCGTGGTCTTGCCTTGTTAACTCTGAGTTGACGACCCATCCATTCAGCGCCATCTAACTCTGTAATCGCTGCATCTTCTTGGGCATCTTCAAGCATTTCAACAAAGGCAAAGCCGCGCAGCTTGCCGGTATCGCGGTCAGTAGGCAAGACAACCCTTTTAACCTGGCCGTAATCAGCAAAAACTGCTTTCAGGTCTTCTTCAGTAGCGCTGTAGGAGAGGTTTCCAACGTAAATAGTCATCTGGATCACGTAAGTCTCAACTCGAAGCGATAAACTCAGCTGAAAACAGAGTTAACAAAAAACATTAAGATGGCTTTCGTCTGATCTGATTGACAATGGCAAACACTGTAGAAAGAAAGCAACTAATGAAGTTACATTATCCACGAGCCGGCCAATAGTCAGGCTGAGTTTCCGCATACGCTCATATGATAACCGATCTCGACATTTTTGGAAGTATGAGATTTTACAAACCCTTTTAACTTCAAATTAGACTCTCTTATATCTGTTGTTTATCTTATGGTTAA
It encodes:
- a CDS encoding RNA recognition motif domain-containing protein, producing MTIYVGNLSYSATEEDLKAVFADYGQVKRVVLPTDRDTGKLRGFAFVEMLEDAQEDAAITELDGAEWMGRQLRVNKARPREDNRRGSWAKKQYS